One window from the genome of Cucumis melo cultivar AY chromosome 10, USDA_Cmelo_AY_1.0, whole genome shotgun sequence encodes:
- the LOC103493453 gene encoding uncharacterized protein LOC103493453 isoform X2, with product MLSFEFSLYLTSLATNMVSTRKTHYLLIFSTSPMMSPSSSGLPPFCPKQFKMIPSRCPLKRLHRLRDIHDGSSSSVQATSLEYSESFYDEFVDSTGRSRRSAIVPSLTILVMVLGVGVHV from the exons ATGTTGTCATTTGAGTTTTCTCTCTATTTAACTTCTTTAGCTACTAATATGGTTTCTACTCGAAAAACTCACTATCTATTAATTTTTTCCACTTCTCCAATGATGTCTCCCTCTTCTTCGGGTCTTCCTCCTTTCTGCCCTAAGCAATTCAAGATGATTCCTAGTAGGTGTCCTCTAAAGCGTCTACATCGCTTGAGAGATATCCACGATGGTTCTTCGTCTAGTGTTCAGGCTACTTCTCTTGAATATTCTGAGTCCTTTTATGATGAGTTTGTTGACTCTACTG GCCGTTCGCGTCGTTCTGCTATTGTTCCATCTCTGACTATTCTTG TTATGGTTTTAGGTGTTGGTGTGCATGtttaa
- the LOC103493453 gene encoding uncharacterized protein LOC103493453 isoform X1: protein MLSFEFSLYLTSLATNMVSTRKTHYLLIFSTSPMMSPSSSGLPPFCPKQFKMIPSRCPLKRLHRLRDIHDGSSSSVQATSLEYSESFYDEFVDSTGRSRRSAIVPSLTILGNVPLPSNISSIEVPPTGDNVMIFHLMILLTFLCLKFPIPLPLLLILHVFLQLF from the exons ATGTTGTCATTTGAGTTTTCTCTCTATTTAACTTCTTTAGCTACTAATATGGTTTCTACTCGAAAAACTCACTATCTATTAATTTTTTCCACTTCTCCAATGATGTCTCCCTCTTCTTCGGGTCTTCCTCCTTTCTGCCCTAAGCAATTCAAGATGATTCCTAGTAGGTGTCCTCTAAAGCGTCTACATCGCTTGAGAGATATCCACGATGGTTCTTCGTCTAGTGTTCAGGCTACTTCTCTTGAATATTCTGAGTCCTTTTATGATGAGTTTGTTGACTCTACTG GCCGTTCGCGTCGTTCTGCTATTGTTCCATCTCTGACTATTCTTGGTAATGTGCCTTTGCCTTCTAATATTTCTTCTATTGAGGTTCCACCTACGGGTGATAATGTGATGATTTTTCATTTGATGATCTTGCTAACATTCCTATGCCTGAAGTTCCCTATTCCATTGCCTCTTTTATTGATCCTCCATGTGTTTCTACAACTATTCTGA